The proteins below come from a single Eucalyptus grandis isolate ANBG69807.140 chromosome 3, ASM1654582v1, whole genome shotgun sequence genomic window:
- the LOC104435923 gene encoding tetratricopeptide repeat protein 1 isoform X2 has product MAVIEPESEPEKVAEETLDAAKASTSHPTVNADSDGFETASEGDVDADDADDADDAAGDGGGGADLNQHQEPREGIDAAVEQSTSRKDDSQIDAADDESNQIALAQANEAKLEGNKLFADSQYEEALLKYELALKVAPDIPASVELRSICHGNRAICFLKMGNYQDTIKECNRALELNSTYMKALVRRSEAHEKLENYEEALADNKKILELDPSNNQAKKTILHLEPLAAEKREKMKEEMIGKLKEMGNSVLGRFGMSVDNFKAVKDPNTGSYSISFQR; this is encoded by the exons ATGGCGGTGATCGAACCCGAATCCGAACCGGAGAAGGTCGCCGAGGAAACTTTGGACGCCGCCAAAGCATCCACCAGCCATCCGACGGTTAATGCGGACTCCGACGGCTTCGAGACCGCCAGCGAAGGCGATGTCGAcgccgacgacgccgacgacgccGATGACGCCgctggcgacggcggcggcggcgctgaCCTAAATCAGCACCAGGAACCGCGAGAAGGGATCGATGCCGCGGTGGAACAATCGACGTCTCGAAAGGACGATTCTCAAATTGACGCCGCGGACGATGAGTCGAATCAG ATAGCCTTAGCACAAGCAAATGAAGCAAAGTTGGAAGGTAACAAACTGTTTGCCGATAGTCAATATGAGGAGGCGTTGTTAAAGTATGAGCTCGCCTTAAAGGTTGCTCCAGACATTCCTGCATCTGTGGAACTAAGATCAATATGTCATGGCAATCGTGCCATATGTTTCTTGAAAATG GGTAATTATCAAGATACAATCAAGGAATGCAACAGAGCATTAGAACTGAACTCTACATATATGAAAGCATTGGTCAGGAGAAGTGAAGCTCATGAGAAGCTAGAAAATTACGAAGAAGCTCTTGCTG ATAACAAAAAGATTTTGGAATTGGACCCTTCAAACAACCAAGCTAAGAAGACCATTCTCCACTTGGAGCCACTTGCTgcggaaaaaagagagaagatgaaggaagaaaTGATTG GGAAGCTGAAAGAGATGGGGAACTCCGTGTTGGGCCGGTTTGGGATGAGCGTTGACAACTTCAAAGCTGTTAAAGATCCAAACACTGGCTCATACTCAATCTCGTTCCAACGCTAG
- the LOC104435923 gene encoding tetratricopeptide repeat protein 1 isoform X1 — protein sequence MAVIEPESEPEKVAEETLDAAKASTSHPTVNADSDGFETASEGDVDADDADDADDAAGDGGGGADLNQHQEPREGIDAAVEQSTSRKDDSQIDAADDESNQQIALAQANEAKLEGNKLFADSQYEEALLKYELALKVAPDIPASVELRSICHGNRAICFLKMGNYQDTIKECNRALELNSTYMKALVRRSEAHEKLENYEEALADNKKILELDPSNNQAKKTILHLEPLAAEKREKMKEEMIGKLKEMGNSVLGRFGMSVDNFKAVKDPNTGSYSISFQR from the exons ATGGCGGTGATCGAACCCGAATCCGAACCGGAGAAGGTCGCCGAGGAAACTTTGGACGCCGCCAAAGCATCCACCAGCCATCCGACGGTTAATGCGGACTCCGACGGCTTCGAGACCGCCAGCGAAGGCGATGTCGAcgccgacgacgccgacgacgccGATGACGCCgctggcgacggcggcggcggcgctgaCCTAAATCAGCACCAGGAACCGCGAGAAGGGATCGATGCCGCGGTGGAACAATCGACGTCTCGAAAGGACGATTCTCAAATTGACGCCGCGGACGATGAGTCGAATCAG caGATAGCCTTAGCACAAGCAAATGAAGCAAAGTTGGAAGGTAACAAACTGTTTGCCGATAGTCAATATGAGGAGGCGTTGTTAAAGTATGAGCTCGCCTTAAAGGTTGCTCCAGACATTCCTGCATCTGTGGAACTAAGATCAATATGTCATGGCAATCGTGCCATATGTTTCTTGAAAATG GGTAATTATCAAGATACAATCAAGGAATGCAACAGAGCATTAGAACTGAACTCTACATATATGAAAGCATTGGTCAGGAGAAGTGAAGCTCATGAGAAGCTAGAAAATTACGAAGAAGCTCTTGCTG ATAACAAAAAGATTTTGGAATTGGACCCTTCAAACAACCAAGCTAAGAAGACCATTCTCCACTTGGAGCCACTTGCTgcggaaaaaagagagaagatgaaggaagaaaTGATTG GGAAGCTGAAAGAGATGGGGAACTCCGTGTTGGGCCGGTTTGGGATGAGCGTTGACAACTTCAAAGCTGTTAAAGATCCAAACACTGGCTCATACTCAATCTCGTTCCAACGCTAG
- the LOC104435924 gene encoding macrophage migration inhibitory factor homolog isoform X1 → MPTLNLYTNVPVDTVVASDILKDATKAVAKIIGKPESVKCRFFSFLSFSLGPKYLRMTCYLHCSRTVRRYFHYVMILLNGSVPIAFAGTEAPAAYGELISIGGLGPSVNGKLSSTIAEILETKLSIDCSRFYIKLYDVQRSFFGFNGSTF, encoded by the exons ATGCCAACTTTGAACCTGTACACCAACGTGCCGGTCGACACGGTCGTCGCCTCTGACATTCTCAAGGACGCAACCAAAGCGGTCGCTAAGATCATCGGCAAGCCTGAGTCTGTTAAGTGccgttttttttccttcctttcgtTTTCATTAGGGCCTAAATACTTGCGGATGACGTGCTATTTGCACTGCTCACGCACTGTTCGACGATATTTCCAT TACGTTATGATACTGCTGAATGGGTCTGTGCCCATTGCATTTGCTGGTACTGAGGCCCCGGCTGCATATGGTGAATTGATATCCATTGGAGGCCTTGGACCCAGCGTCAACGGCAAGTTGAGTTCCACCATTGCGGAGATACTCGAGACTAAGCTTTCCATTGACTGCTCCCGGTTTTACATCAAGCTTTATGATGTTCAG AGATCATTTTTTGGATTCAACGGTTCAACTTTTTGA
- the LOC104435924 gene encoding macrophage migration inhibitory factor homolog isoform X2 — protein MPTLNLYTNVPVDTVVASDILKDATKAVAKIIGKPESYVMILLNGSVPIAFAGTEAPAAYGELISIGGLGPSVNGKLSSTIAEILETKLSIDCSRFYIKLYDVQRSFFGFNGSTF, from the exons ATGCCAACTTTGAACCTGTACACCAACGTGCCGGTCGACACGGTCGTCGCCTCTGACATTCTCAAGGACGCAACCAAAGCGGTCGCTAAGATCATCGGCAAGCCTGAGTCT TACGTTATGATACTGCTGAATGGGTCTGTGCCCATTGCATTTGCTGGTACTGAGGCCCCGGCTGCATATGGTGAATTGATATCCATTGGAGGCCTTGGACCCAGCGTCAACGGCAAGTTGAGTTCCACCATTGCGGAGATACTCGAGACTAAGCTTTCCATTGACTGCTCCCGGTTTTACATCAAGCTTTATGATGTTCAG AGATCATTTTTTGGATTCAACGGTTCAACTTTTTGA